One segment of Meriones unguiculatus strain TT.TT164.6M chromosome X, Bangor_MerUng_6.1, whole genome shotgun sequence DNA contains the following:
- the LOC132649917 gene encoding PWWP domain-containing DNA repair factor 4-like yields MNSAEYVLCGWKGQLWPARVLSRPRTSAHSKRRGAPFLEVQILPMGEKTRVRSTKARPLSKSEIVNLASMAGKESQGNGSPKQTRAYRRALKVALDILGEGGCLQGGRTGGQRTSTRTSPQKVPKEQANSKPRPRFRLRVRLCFQKHNQKGQELSQRSPGKQHRQGPVLPVGSQKVPTVRGGKAQAHTTVGPPHFEMKQNVLRGIRVRPCHTTLEGNSGRNACMKKLNTSKPKSLTASASRQSVRAKKEQQAASGPLRCIWSSPKALKQQARFADLHTRATGGQRKNAFHESKEEHGPGTLKPAANSASAACMPPILRLRRSLRIANRKRKIHVLCPHCRVPELEPCAHSKVTKTRFKRRRSKIQKARQAAKVASAQLQNTIERGMLVWFKFQDLPFWPAVVKSVSQNDKMARVLLMEANMQFEHKGVRAPLHKLKHLDCGEKISLIRRASRVYSQGISWCLTVIDHYREGLACGAYLGSFMGYYTAQVSYPLRRAIQEGDLHIDFPKVSYVDLEDWEEENAPGGKGPRKKVLPDRMRAAWDRANQKLVDFIVKRKGADQHLREIVQGRKPSRWVDNLWKSRGEDFCIETYLEDDDQLHLVARHLQEICKEADEALLSLTRGDKVQFTMDVLLPEAIICSIAALYELSYKEAEEKYLHGPPVHYREKELFEKNLLKAARKRSAVRIGAARAPHAPIP; encoded by the coding sequence ATGAACTCTGCAGAGTATGTGCTGTGTGGCTGGAAGGGTCAGCTGTGGCCTGCAAGGGTGTTGTCCAGACCCAGGACATCAGCCCATAGTAAGAGGAGAGGGGCACCTTTCTTGGAGGTGCAAATCTTGCCTATGGGGGAGAAGACAAGAGTGAGGAGCACCAAAGCAAGGCCACTATCCAAGTCTGAAATTGTGAACCTTGCCTCCATGGCAGGGAAGGAGTCACAGGGCAATGGCTCACCAAAGCAGACCAGAGCATACAGAAGAGCCCTCAAGGTGGCTCTCGATatcctgggggagggaggctgtttgCAAGGTGGAAGGACAGGTGGCCAAAGaaccagcacaagaacaagtcCTCAAAAGGTtccaaaagagcaggccaactccAAACCACGTCCTCGCTTTCGCCTGCGCGTGCGTCTGTGCTTCCAAAAGCACAACCAGAAAGGCCAAGAGCTCTCCCAGAGGAGTCCTGGAAAGCAGCACCGTCAGGGTCCTGTGTTGCCAGTGGGCTCACAGAAAGTGCCCACAGTGCGAGGTGGAAAAGCCCAGGCACACACCACTGTTGGGCCTCCACACTTTGAGATGAAACAGAATGTCCTAAGAGGCATCAGAGTACGGCCATGTCACACAACACTGGAAGGAAATTCTGGTCGTAATGCATGCATGAAAAAGCTAAACACATCCAAACCCAAGTCTttgactgcctcagcctccaggcagAGTGTACGGGCTAAGAAAGAGCAGCAGGCTGCTTCTGGGCCACTGAGGTGCATCTGGTCCTCGCCCAAAGCCCTCAAGCAACAAGCACGTTTTGCTGACCTACACACCAGGGCTACTGGAGGCCAAAGGAAGAATGCCTTCCATGAGAGCAAGGAGGAACACGGCCCGGGCACCCTGAAGCCAGCTGCAAACTCGGCCTCAGCAGCTTGCATGCCTCCAATCCTGAGGCTGCGAAGATCCCTCCGCATTGCtaacaggaaaaggaagatcCACGTGCTGTGTCCACATTGCAGGGTGCCAGAACTGGAACCGTGCGCTCACTCAAAGGTGACGAAGACCAGGTTCAAGAGGAGGCGTTCCAAGATTCAAAAAGCACGCCAAGCTGCCAAGGTGGCTTCTGCCCAGCTACAGAATACCATTGAACGAGGAATGCTGGTCTGGTTCAAATTTCAGGACCTTCCATTCTGGCCAGCGGTGGTAAAAAGTGTCAGCCAAAATGACAAGATGGCGAGGGTGTTGTTGATGGAAGCTAACATGCAGTTTGAGCACAAGGGTGTCCGTGCCCCTCTACACAAGTTGAAACATCTGGACTGTGGAGAAAAAATATCACTCATAAGAAGAGCCAGCAGAGTGTACAGCCAGGGCATCAGCTGGTGCCTCACAGTGATCGACCACTACAGAGAGGGCCTGGCCTGTGGCGCCTACCTGGGCTCCTTTATGGGCTATTACACTGCCCAAGTCAGTTACCCGCTAAGGAGGGCCATCCAGGAAGGAGACCTGCACATTGATTTCCCTAAGGTGAGCTATGTGGACCTGGAAGATTGGGAGGAGGAGAATGCCCCAGGTGGGAAAGGCCCCCGCAAGAAAGTTCTGCCTGACCGTATGAGGGCTGCTTGGGACAGAGCCAACCAGAAGCTCGTGGACTTCATAGTGAAGAGAAAGGGGGCCGACCAGCACCTGCGGGAGATTGTGCAGGGCAGAAAACCGTCCAGGTGGGTGGACAATCTTTGGAAATCAAGGGGGGAAGACTTCTGTATTGAGACCTACCTGGAGGATGACGACCAGTTGCATCTTGTGGCCAGGCATTTGCAAGAAATATGCAAGGAAGCAGATGAGGCTCTGCTCTCCCTGACTAGAGGAGATAAAGTGCAGTTTACCATGGACGTTCTTCTTCCAGAAGCAATCATCTGCTCCATCGCTGCCCTCTATGAGCTCAGCTacaaggaggcagaagagaagtacCTGCATGGCCCACCAGTGCACTACCGTGAGAAAGAGCTCTTTGAAAAGAACCTCTTAAAGGCAGCCCGGAAGAGGTCAGCAGTCAGAATTGGGGCTGCCAGGGCCCCTCATGCACCCATTCCTTAG